In Canis lupus dingo isolate Sandy chromosome 1, ASM325472v2, whole genome shotgun sequence, a single genomic region encodes these proteins:
- the KIRREL2 gene encoding kin of IRRE-like protein 2 → MLVPALLVLLFCLRGHAGLSPHFLQQPDDLVALLGDEARLPCALGEYWGLVQWTKDGLALGGERDLPGWSRYWISGNAASGQHDLYIRPVELEDQASYECQATQAGLRSRPAQLHVLVPPEAPQVLGGPFVSLVAGVPANLTCRSRGDARPTPELLWFRDGIRLDGTTFHQPLLKEGTTGSVESILSLTPSSHDDGATLVCRARSQALPSGKDTAITLSLQYPPVVTLSAEPQTVLEGEKVTFLCQATAQPPVTGYRWAKGGSPVLGARGPMLEVVADASFLTEPVSCEVSNAVGSANRSTALDVQFGPVLQARPEPMSVDIGEDASFSCAWRGNPLPRVTWTRSGDAQVLGSGPTLRLPSVGPEDAGDYVCRAEPGLSGLGGGAAEARLTVNAPPIVTALHSAPAFLRGPARLQCLVFASPAPDAVVWSWDEGFLAAGSQGRFLVETFPAPEGRGGQGPALISVLHISGTQESDFSRGFNCSARNRLGEGGTQVSLGRRDLLPTVRVVAGVAAAAMTLLMLIIGVTLCCWRHGKASFSKQKNLVRIPGSSDGSSSRGPEEETGSGEDQGPIVHTDHSDLVLDEEGALETKDPTNGYYKVRGVSVSLSLGEGPGGGLFLPPPSPLGPPGTPTFYDFNAHLGMVPPCRLYRARAGYLTTPHPRAFTSYIKPTSIGPPDLDPRTLPFPYAAFPTPSHPRLQTHV, encoded by the exons ATGCTGGTCCCCgccctcctcgtcctcctcttctgcctccgAGGCCATGCAG GTCTGTCGCCCCATTTCCTGCAACAACCAGATGACCTGGTGGCACTCCTGGGGGATGAGGccaggctgccctgtgccctGGGTGAATATTGGGGTCTGGTTCAGTGGACTAAGGATGGACTGGCTCTAGGGGGTGAAAGGGACTTGCCAG GGTGGTCCCGGTACTGGATATCAGGGAATGCGGCCAGTGGCCAGCACGACCTTTACATTAGGCCCGTGGAGCTGGAGGATCAAGCATCATATGAATGTCAGGCTACACAAGCAGGCCTCCGCTCTCGACCTGCCCAACTGCATGTGCTGG TGCCCCCAGAAGCCCCCCAGGTGCTGGGCGGCCCCTTTGTGTCTCTGGTTGCTGGGGTTCCTGCGAATCTGACCTGTCGAAGCCGTGGGGATGCCCGCCCCACCCCTGAGCTGCTGTGGTTCCGAGATGGGATCCGGCTGGATGGGACCACCTTCCACCAG CCCCTGCTGAAGGAAGGAACAACTGGGTCAGTGGAGAGCATCTTATCCTTGACTCCTTCCAGCCACGATGATGGAGCCACCTTGGTCTGTCGGGCCCggagccaggccctgccctcgGGGAAGGATACAGCTATCACACTGAGCCTGCAGT ATCCCCCAGTGGTGACTCTGTCTGCGGAACCACAGACTGTGCTGGAGGGAGAGAAGGTCACTTTCCTGTGCCAGGCCACAGCCCAGCCTCCTGTCACTGGCTACAG GTGGGCAAAGGGAGGCTCCCCGGTGCTCGGGGCCCGCGGGCCAATGCTGGAGGTCGTGGCAGACGCCTCATTCCTGACTGAGCCGGTGTCCTGCGAGGTCAGCAACGCTGTGGGCAGCGCCAACCGCAGCACCGCGCTGGACGTGCAGT tcGGGCCAGTTCTGCAGGCAAGGCCAGAGCCCATGTCAGTAGACATAGGGGAAGACGCTTCCTTCAGCTGTGCCTGGCGCGGGAACCCGCTCCCACGGGTAACTTGGACCCGCAGCGGGGACGCGCAG gtGCTGGGCTCCGGGCCCACGCTGCGTCTTCCGTCGGTGGGGCCCGAGGACGCCGGCGACTACGTGTGCAGGGCTGAGCCGGGGCTCTCGGGCCTGGGGGGCGGCGCCGCGGAGGCCAGGTTGACGGTGAACG CTCCCCCCATCGTGACCGCCCTGCATTCTGCGCCCGCCTTCCTGAGGGGCCCCGCCCGCCTCCAATGTCTAGTCTTCGCATCCCCGGCCCCAGATGCCGTG GTCTGGTCTTGGGATGAGGGCTTTCTGGCGGCGGGGTCGCAGGGTCGGTTCCTGGTGGAGACATTCCCAGCCCCAGAGGGCCGCGGGGGACAGGGCCCAGCCCTGATCTCTGTGCTACACATTTCCGGGACCCAGGAGTCCGACTTCAGTCGGGGTTTCAACTGCAGTGCCAGGAACCGCTTGGGTGAGGGAGGCACCCAGGTCAGCCTGGGCCGTAGAG ACTTGCTGCCTACTGTGCGGGTTGTGGCTGGAGTGGCTGCTGCAGCCATGACTCTTCTTATGCTCATCATTGGGGTGACCCTCTGCTGCTGGCGCCACGGCAAGG CCTCTTTCTCCAAGCAAAAGAACCTGGTGCGAATCCCAGGCAGCAGCGATGGCTCCAGTTCTCGGGGTCCTGAGGAGGAGACAGGAAGCGGCGAGGACCAG GGCCCCATCGTGCACACGGACCACAGTGACCTCGTTCTGGATGAGGAGGGGGCTCTGGAGACCAAG GATCCAACCAATGGTTACTACAAGGTCCGAGGAGTCAGTGTGAGCCTGAGCCTTGGTGAAGGCCCTGGAGGAGGCCTCTTcctgccgcccccctcccctcttggACCTCCAGGGACCCCTACTTTCTATGACTTCAACGCACACCTAGGCATGGTCCCCCCCTGCAGACTGTATAGAGCTCGGGCAGGTTATCTCACCACACCCCACCCTCGAGCTTTCACCAGCTACATCAAACCTACATCCATTGGACCCCCAGATCTGGACCCCAGGACTCTACCCTTCCCCTATGCTGCCTTCCCCACACCCAGCCACCCGCGTCTCCAGACTCATGTATGA